In Asterias rubens chromosome 10, eAstRub1.3, whole genome shotgun sequence, the following proteins share a genomic window:
- the LOC117295593 gene encoding uncharacterized protein LOC117295593, with the protein MEEGELEEGELDEMDRDLQFPTCQISKRVTTRTIATLLFQVLCCTFIVFSMETESQRCENVKEDGELDKSDCTLTVWNVSNKRCEIQPQPPPGPRRKAEGKRSRKGETKHSTGTTEDAPANVDTVTGSQDSAQKKTNQAGVIISQERGGKASGSKRTAKQAQEPENNQEERTAKKAKTDKGGSKKVKKVKEKEYARVIKRGAPPPAEPHQQVNDDNIEDSVVEMGYASSGNEEHHEIDQPTITRVNDSFDFSEDEEHHEIDQPTITRVNDSFELSEDEEHHEIDQPTITRVNDSFDFSEDEQHVIDTPTVTRINDTYEFSEDEEQHKNDQPLATRAK; encoded by the exons ATGGAGGAGGGTGAATTGGAGGAGGGTGAATTGGACGAGATGGACAGGGATCTACAGTTTCCAACGTGTCAAATAAGTAAAAGAGTAACAACAAGAACAATTGCTACTTTACTGTTCCAAGTGCTCTGCTGtacttttattgtattttcaATGGAGACGGAGAGCCAACGGTGCGAGAATGTGAAGGAGGATGGGGAATTGGACAAGTCTGACTGTACATTGACAGTGTGGAATGTCTCAAACAAGCGCTGCGAGATTCAACCTCAACCTCCTCCTGGACCCAGGCGAAAGGCAGAAGGCAAGAGGTCGAGGAAAGGAGAGACGAAACACTCAACT GGAACCACAGAGGATGCACCGGCCAATGTCGATACAGTAACAGGCAGTCAAGACAGTGCCCAGAAAAAGACCAATCAGGCTGGGGTCATTATAAGCCAAGAAAGGGGAGGAAAAGCAAGTGGGTCCAAAAGGACTGCTAAGCAG GCTCAGGAGCCTGAAAACAATCAGGAAGAGAGGACAGCGAAAAAGGCGAAAACTGACAAGGGCGGCAGTAAGAAAGTCAAAAAAGTCAAGGAAAAGGAG TATGCACGTGTGATAAAGAGAGGAGCTCCCCCACCAGCCGAACCTCATCAACAAGTAAATGATGATAACATTGAGGACTCAGTTGTCGAAATGGGATATGCCTCATCCGGAAAT GAGGAGCATCATGAGATTGACCAGCCCACAATAACACGGGTCAATGACAGCTTTGATTTTTCCGAAGAT GAGGAGCATCATGAGATTGACCAGCCCACAATAACACGGGTCAATGACAGCTTCGAGTTATCCGAAGAT GAGGAGCATCATGAGATTGACCAGCCCACAATAACACGGGTCAATGACAGCTTTGATTTTTCCGAAGAT GAGCAACATGTGATTGACACGCCCACAGTAACACGGATCAATGACACGTACGAGTTTTCCGAAGAT GAGGAGCAACATAAGAACGACCAGCCCCTAGCAACAAGGGCTAAATAG